A window of Mercenaria mercenaria strain notata chromosome 16, MADL_Memer_1, whole genome shotgun sequence contains these coding sequences:
- the LOC128549819 gene encoding uncharacterized protein LOC128549819 translates to MVQNSQRTMALLATFLVLFNILGEEDKKARRQKAAGKKARRQEDKKQKQEARRAGSQDGQEDKKAQDDKRAEGRKTGRQEARRQECKKTRKQKTRRQEARRQEENKSQEGKGGGSKKTRNKKAGRQEGAIRQEGIRNKKSGKTRRQEDKKLKKARRQKTEGIMARSKKNKKAVVLLPISCVVEG, encoded by the exons atggttCAGAACAGTCAAAGAACTATGGCCTTGTTGGCTACCTTCCTAGTCTTATTCAACA ttttaggGGAAG aagacaagaaggcaagAAGACAGAAGGCTGCAGGCAAGAAGGCAAGAAGGCAAGAGGACAAGAAGCAAAAACAAGAAGCAAGGAGAGCAGGAAGCCAAGACgggcaagaagacaagaaggccCAAGACGACAAGAGGGCAGAAGGCAGGAAGACAGGAAGGCAAGAGGCAAGAAGACAAGAGTGCAAGAAGACAAGAAAGCAGAAAACAAGAAGGCAGGAAGCAAGAAGGCAAGAGGAGAACAAGAGCCAAGAAGGCAAAGGAGGAGGAAGCAAGAAGACAAGAAACAAGAAGGCAGGAAGACAGGAAGGGGCAATAAGACAAGAAGGCATAAGAAACAAGAAGTCAGGAAAAACAAGAAGGCAGGAagacaaaaagcttaaaaaggcaAGAAGACAGAAGACAGAAGGTATAATGGCAAGAAGCAAGAAGAACAAGAAGGCAGTAGTTTTGCTGCCTATATCTTGTGTAGTGGAAGGGTGA